The Rana temporaria chromosome 4, aRanTem1.1, whole genome shotgun sequence genome contains a region encoding:
- the LOC120936282 gene encoding 40S ribosomal protein S15 — MADVEQKKKRTFRKFTYRGVDLDQLLDMSYEQIMQLYCARQRRRLNRGLRRKQNSLLKRLRKAKKEAPPMEKPEVIKTHLRDMIILPEMVGSMVGVYNGKAFNQVEIKPEMIGHYLGEFSITYKPVKHGRPGIGATHSSRFIPLK; from the coding sequence ATGGCGGACGTCgagcagaagaagaagaggaccTTCAGGAAATTCACTTACAGAGGAGTGGATTTGGACCAGCTGCTTGATATGTCCTATGAGCAAATCATGCAGCTGTACTGTGCTCGCCAACGCCGGCGACTAAACAGAGGCTTGCGCCGCAAACAGAACTCCCTGCTGAAACGTCTGCGCAAGGCCAAGAAGGAAGCACCTCCCATGGAGAAGCCAGAGGTTATTAAGACCCATCTGAGAGACATGATCATCTTGCCAGAAATGGTTGGCAGCATGGTGGGAGTATACAATGGTAAAGCCTTCAACCAGGTTGAAATTAAGCCTGAGATGATTGGACACTACTTGGGTGAATTCTCCATCACATACAAGCCTGTAAAGCATGGCAGACCTGGTATTGGTGCCACCCACTCTTCTCGTTTCATTCCTCTGAAGTAA